A segment of the Amia ocellicauda isolate fAmiCal2 chromosome 5, fAmiCal2.hap1, whole genome shotgun sequence genome:
GTAGCCCCGAGTCTCTGGCGCCTCTCGGTTTGCAACTGTCCGGCCGACCCAGCCTGACGTGGATCATAGGAGGACGGGAGGCTCTGGCACCGAGCACAGCTTCCACAGAGCCTTCACGTCAGCAGCAGACGATCTGCAGCGGCAACATGCTACAATCAAACTGCAGACATGCCAGCCTTCAGCTGCAAACACGCTGCAAACACGCTGCAAACATGGTAGCCTTCAGCGGCTACTCGCTGCAACGATGCACAACAGGTGACAGACACAGCTCCTGTAATCTGTTGTTCTGTGGCACATCGagcacatagacacacacacacacacacacacagcacctcgATCCGCAGCGCAGTGCCTCTGCCCCCCCCGGTGAGCGTGCTGACCCGGGCAGCGGTGACACTGCGCAGCGGGGGGCCCCGGGGCTAGGTGGGCGGGACCGGCTGGGCCGGGGGGGACCCGGGCTCGTGCTCAGAGCCGCTGGAGTTGTCCTCATCGTCCTCGTCAGTCTGCTCGGCGGCACGGTACAGCACCAGCGCCTGGGTCTTGTGCGTGATGGTGATGGTGCACGGGCCCTGCGCCCACGGCTCTCCGTCCACCTGCATGGGCATCCGGGAGCTCTTCAGCACCAGCTGGACCGAGCGGGACAGAGCCGGACACAGCACGTCAGCACAGGGACCTCACTGTCTGCACTGGAGCTACACTgtgtggactggactggactggactggagctACACTATCTGGACTTAACTGGACTGAAGCTACACTGTGTGGACTGGACTGGGTTGGGTCTGACTGGTGCGACCCTGTGTGGACCGCACAGTGTCTGTACGCTACAGGTGAGCTGCTAACTTTCTGAAAtcaaaggagggagggagacggAGGGGTAGATGGACTCACCCTGACGGTGTGCGCCTGGCCGAGCCGCACCGGGTTGGCCAGCTTGACCTGGATCTGAGCGCAGTGGAAGGAGCCGAATACACCCACCACCTCCAGCAGCCCGTCATCCAGCCTGgaggagacacagagacacagacacccCCGCGTCAAGAGAGTGAGGCAGACAgtcaggcagagagagagagagaacagaagaaagagcaacaaagaaagacagaaagagagtgggGAGAAGTGAGAGAGAACAGACGAGGTGCAAGATGAGTGGAGAGCGAGGGTCCCTACCGGGTCGGGGGGCACGGCTCATCCCCCATACCCTCCCACAGCCGGCAGCCTCCGCCCCAATACCCGATGTTCAGCACGATGATGCCCTCCAGGCTGGGCAGCTGCACCCTCTCGCCATCCAGCTCCAACTGCACAGAGGAGCACGAAACTCAGCTAGATCATGGAAGCAGCACCGGGGGGGGCAGCGGGAGGGATGGGGgcagggcagggggagggaCATGGGCGGGACAGGGTGGGGTAGGGGCAGTTACCTCAATCTTCTTGTCCAGGTCTTTGCACTCCTGAACTAAGCAGTCTTTGGTCCCATAGAAGAAATAGACGGCCTACAAATCAGAAAGACAGTacagggtcaggggtcagcgGTCAGGGGCTGCGCTGCTTCTGTGCTGGACGTTTACTGTTGTTATACTGGGCCCAAATCAACAGCCCCAAGTCCTGCCCTCACCTTGTTGACGATGCGACTGGAGAATAGCGAGGGCGTCTTCTCACGGTGGGCGTGGAAGTTCAGAGCCATCAGGGCGTCCGGCCCCACGGAGAAGTAATTATTCATAGTTAAGacctgagagaaagagagagagagagagagagagatgcttcCGTCAACTGGTTTGACAGGCAGTTCAGCGACAAAATAaagcagacacagacacacactcactcacctaCCTTTGGTTTTCGGAAGCTGTAATAGCCTTTAGACGCCACCTGAACTTTccacctgaaaacaaaaccacgaAAATGAGACTCGAGCCCCATCTCTGTCCAGCAGCCCAGTATGGGTCAGTATTCCCCACTGGGACCGTAACTGTCCTGTCCATACGCCCTTTATAATTCACTTTAGTTACCCATGTTTTAAACCCATCTCCCAGCCCTCTCCAACCTCTTcatctgagagagacagactgagacgGGGGGACTGAGGGACGAATGGAGGGACTGAGGGACGAATGGAGGGACAACACAGGGATAGACAGACAAGGGGACGGACGCACCTGTCCAGTTTGACAGCCTCTGCGTCCAGCACGTCTCGCAGCACCTGCTCCACGGGGACTTCACGTGCGAAGCCAGTGCCCCAGCCCAGAGAGTTGGACAGGTCGTTGCCCGTCCCCAGCGGCAGGATGGTGACCTGTGGGACGAACTGCTCCTGGCCCTggaagcacagagacacacagagacgcggTTACGCCACAACACAGTTATGCAGCTGCTGCGATGGGGTGTTTTGTTTGAGGGCTGTAAGAGGACGGGGGGCAGTGAGGGGACTGACGCTTGTGACTGAAATGCTCCCCCATGCCCCGCTGCCCATCTGTGCCAGCTCAGACTGCCCTCTGTCCCGCTTTCTCTCACCATTCCTCTCCTCAAAACTGATTTAATCTTCTTACCCTCCAGCTCAGAGATTATCCCACACAGGCATTGCCCACAGATTAACAACAACGAAGCACAAAATCAAACACAAAACTCTACAATGCTCTACAACCTAGAGAGGAATTGTGGCTATTACTACtatgattaaaatgtaattaagatATTAATACAGTTGACACATCTCAGAGTTGTACTCAGCACTTTGAGATCCTTTGGGATGAATGGCGCTATATAAACGcaagattatattattatttagtctCCCCGCCCCACCCGTTCACACTGACCTTCAGCTTCATGGCGTCGATGGCGTCCAGCACCCAGCCCACAGTGCCATCCCCCCCGCACAccagcacacgcacacagccCCCCGGGAGCAGAGTGCACAACTGCAGGGCCTTGGAGGGAGGGAACTGCGTCAGGTCAAACACctgagaggaagagggggaggagaagaGATTCGTCAAGGATTCGTCAGGGAACGATGGCTGAGctgactgtgtgagtgtgtgtgtcctgaCTAACACACACTCCATTAAGGGTAATGGCACTAAATAAAACCGCAACATTCAAAGCCGTTCGCCGCACTGTTCAGAGTAACATCAGTGACAGGATGTCTAAAGCCTGAATATGCAAATTCAAACGTCCACCCGCTGACTAAATGGTGATTTGCATTTGCATAGAAAAGGCCGGGAAACTGAAAAGGATTGTGGACTGAGCTGAACTGAGCCGGACTGTACTCTGAACAGCAGGAGCTCAGTGCCAGCCCAGCAGTTGATCCGCGTGGCCAGCACTCTCACCTGCACCGGGTTGAGCAGCGTGCGGAACTCCCCCAGCAGCGCCTCGCCCATGTTGTTGCCGCTGCGCGTGTTCGCCAGGACCAGCACCGGGGTCCAGCCGGGCCCGCAATCAGCTGCTagctgagagggagggagagagagattaaagAAATGTACCTTATTTTCCTTCTTCATTGACACTGGTTGAGCCAAGCGGGACACTCGGACCTCTGTACCTTGCTGTACTCGTCTGTCTGCCCGCGGCGCAGCCTGTTGATGCGGTGCAGGTAGTGGGGGGGGATGATCAGGCTGCGGAACTCCCCCAGGTCACAGCGCCCCCCCCCCGGCAGGCTGGCCTTGCAGTCCTCGTGCACCACGGTCTGACACCAGACGCACCTGCGTGGGAAACACATGGGTTCAGGGCTCCAGCACGAAGTACAAGGAGAGAAGCGCTGAGCCAGGCTGGGGGGAGGGTGCTGTAGATTGGCAGTCTGAGGGTAAGGAGTTTTAGAGATTACAGAGAGTGAAAGACAACATGtgccacctctctctctctctctgtgagaaCATGAGGCACACTTAGGAAGACAAACTGATGACCCATCACATCTtgtttcagagagagagagacagagacagatagtGAGAGGGGccagagagggagaagggaacATGCTTTTCACTTTGCGctcaagaaaaaaagaagagtgagagagagaaagagtgtgaGTTTGGACTGAACGAATCAAACAGAGGCTGGGCAGGCATCCCCCCCAGGCTGGGGAGTGATGGGTGAACAGTGAGTGCCGACCCACTCGACAACAACACCCCCACAacacctcctcttcctcctctcctctcctccatgACGCAGcgccccccccctcctctctctgctgtgAACCGACACACATCCCAGATTAGCGGTACTGAAGCGGTTTAGCCATTagttgttctccaatgtaataTGCGGGGGGAGTAATCGCAAACGACAAATTATGTAACTATTTACTCTTGtgatcgcagacacaggccctcacccagggagaccaccgcttcgCCGCCGCTGCCCCAGCCATGCGGCCCTCTTGTGATTTGTTATATACgaaataccaaaataaatacataaaa
Coding sequences within it:
- the dgke gene encoding diacylglycerol kinase epsilon, with the protein product MEVEEGSGEPREDWTLLAWTGLAIVLPVLLTLWCSVQRSKRKGLIQDIFRRSKHAWRLTDLFSKPTYCCVCSQHILRGAFCECCGVCADEGCLPRADRSLSCKEIMSPAQADGSLAHRWVRGNVPLCSCCAVCKQQCGTQPKLCDFRCVWCQTVVHEDCKASLPGGGRCDLGEFRSLIIPPHYLHRINRLRRGQTDEYSKLAADCGPGWTPVLVLANTRSGNNMGEALLGEFRTLLNPVQVFDLTQFPPSKALQLCTLLPGGCVRVLVCGGDGTVGWVLDAIDAMKLKGQEQFVPQVTILPLGTGNDLSNSLGWGTGFAREVPVEQVLRDVLDAEAVKLDRWKVQVASKGYYSFRKPKVLTMNNYFSVGPDALMALNFHAHREKTPSLFSSRIVNKAVYFFYGTKDCLVQECKDLDKKIELELDGERVQLPSLEGIIVLNIGYWGGGCRLWEGMGDEPCPPTRLDDGLLEVVGVFGSFHCAQIQVKLANPVRLGQAHTVRLVLKSSRMPMQVDGEPWAQGPCTITITHKTQALVLYRAAEQTDEDDEDNSSGSEHEPGSPPAQPVPPT